A window of Cryomorphaceae bacterium contains these coding sequences:
- a CDS encoding metallophosphoesterase: protein MPRIGLLSDTHSYLDERIFHHFAEVDEIWHAGDVGDAHVIDQLEAFKPLRGVYGNIDGQEVRKRFPLDNRFLCGGMDVWMTHIAGPVYVYDKRIRLPMRERPPQILVCGHSHILKIQMDKRLNTLYINPGAAGRHGFHKVRTVLRFTIENGTIMHMEAIELGSRASVK from the coding sequence ATGCCGCGAATAGGACTGCTTTCTGACACCCATAGTTATCTTGACGAACGTATTTTTCATCATTTTGCCGAGGTCGATGAAATCTGGCATGCCGGAGATGTGGGGGATGCACATGTCATAGACCAACTTGAGGCATTCAAACCTCTGAGAGGGGTTTACGGCAACATTGACGGACAGGAAGTTCGCAAGCGTTTTCCGCTGGACAATCGTTTTCTGTGCGGCGGAATGGATGTGTGGATGACACACATAGCGGGTCCTGTCTATGTGTACGATAAAAGAATCCGTTTACCCATGCGAGAGCGCCCTCCACAAATACTGGTTTGCGGGCATTCGCACATTTTGAAAATTCAAATGGACAAGCGTTTAAACACTTTGTACATAAATCCCGGTGCAGCGGGCAGGCACGGCTTTCACAAGGTGCGAACCGTGCTTCGTTTTACCATAGAAAACGGCACCATTATGCATATGGAGGCCATTGAACTGGGCAGCCGCGCAAGTGTGAAGTAA